One window of Candidatus Nanopelagicales bacterium genomic DNA carries:
- a CDS encoding cytochrome c biogenesis protein CcdA produces the protein MISGWALAFTAGVLAAFNPCGFALLPTYLTMFLSGRQGGSGVVRALAVGAWVTAGFVLTFGVVGIAVSALSVRFGTWLSVVTVVLGVGLVAVGSFMLSGRD, from the coding sequence ATGATCTCCGGCTGGGCGTTGGCTTTCACCGCGGGCGTCCTCGCTGCCTTCAACCCGTGCGGTTTCGCGCTGCTGCCCACCTATCTCACCATGTTCCTCTCCGGTCGCCAGGGTGGATCTGGCGTTGTGCGAGCTCTCGCGGTGGGCGCATGGGTTACCGCGGGTTTCGTCCTCACCTTCGGAGTGGTCGGCATCGCGGTGTCCGCACTGTCGGTCCGGTTCGGAACGTGGCTGAGCGTGGTGACAGTGGTCCTCGGGGTGGGGCTGGTCGCTGTGGGTTCCTTCATGCTGAGTGGCCGTGAC
- a CDS encoding methyltransferase domain-containing protein yields the protein MPDANGPWLAVPPLQLASQFSREALFPSELGTGRIAGMTIDGYEVSARLYDVVVEPLNAPLRDAARRFHPVSPGSTVLDLGCGTGASLADYRDSGCTVIGADPSPAMLQQARSRLGPKVDVRLIEGDVVPFDDDCADLVIVSLVLHSVDRATGVKLLREAARVLSPGGTILVTDFGTDDLRFPRGWLTRGLTALLELAAGPRHFLNGVAYLRAGGIRSLANAAGLAVTATRPTAGGSVVIAALRPPGANPPERGAGATRPQG from the coding sequence TTGCCCGATGCCAACGGCCCCTGGCTGGCCGTACCACCACTGCAGTTGGCCAGCCAGTTCTCACGCGAGGCTTTGTTCCCGTCGGAGTTGGGGACTGGCAGGATCGCAGGCATGACGATCGACGGTTACGAGGTTTCAGCGCGGTTGTACGACGTGGTGGTCGAACCGCTGAACGCCCCGCTGCGGGATGCCGCGCGCCGGTTCCACCCGGTCTCGCCGGGGTCGACCGTATTGGATCTGGGTTGCGGGACCGGAGCGAGCCTTGCCGACTATCGCGACTCGGGGTGCACCGTCATAGGTGCTGACCCGTCTCCGGCGATGCTGCAGCAGGCTCGCTCCCGCTTGGGCCCGAAGGTAGACGTTCGGCTCATAGAGGGGGACGTTGTTCCGTTCGACGATGATTGCGCCGACTTGGTCATCGTGTCGCTGGTACTCCACTCGGTTGACCGAGCGACGGGAGTCAAACTCCTCCGCGAGGCAGCGCGGGTGTTGTCCCCGGGTGGCACGATCCTGGTCACGGACTTCGGCACCGACGATCTGCGGTTCCCCCGTGGGTGGCTGACGCGGGGATTGACTGCTCTCCTTGAGCTCGCGGCAGGTCCGCGGCACTTCCTCAATGGGGTCGCCTACCTGCGGGCCGGAGGAATCAGATCCCTGGCGAACGCTGCGGGTTTGGCGGTAACAGCCACGCGCCCAACCGCGGGCGGCAGTGTCGTCATCGCTGCACTACGTCCGCCGGGGGCGAATCCGCCGGAGCGGGGCGCCGGTGCCACACGACCACAGGGATGA